taatttatttagtGTACTTTGTTAGTTTATTTAGCTTAATTTGTTAGTTTGTTTAGATAGTTTATTTAGATTTTTAGTTAGATGTTAACTAGAATTCAATTAGAATTTAGATATTGATAACTAAATAGGATAATTTAGGTAGGTTAATTGTTTATTTAGTTTTTAAGTCTGGTTTAGTTTATTTACATATTGATAAGTAAATTAGATATTTAGTTAGTTTATTTTAGATTATATAGATATTGATAACTAAATTAGGGTTTAGTTTATTTAGATATTGATAACTAAATTAGATATTTAGTTAGTTTATTTAGTTTTATAATTGGTATTAGTCGGTTATTGATAACTATATTTTGAAAACCTCCCCGTGAATATGGTTGTCGGCCATCGTGCTGTGAATATGGTTGCCAGCCTTTGTGCCTTTTTTTGTTGCAGGTTTTGTAAACCTCCCCGTGCaagggaggtgctgccgaaattttaGCTGACTTTGGGGTTTGTGATTTTGCAGGAGCTAGGAGTTGGGTGTTGCACCGTCCGTGAGCCGCCACTTTGCAGGACAGGAAGGTGAGCACTACATAAACCTCTATTTTTATATCATGTTCGTAGTTCACGTAACCCggttaggcgtctcccgttcgaaacAGATACGGTTCGAAATATGTAGATTTATACATATCTATGGCCGTATCTGGGTCGAATTGTCCATGTTATTTGGACAGCCCGATGATGCGTAGATGGGGTTAGTTTCCATGGTCCGCTTCCATCCGAGACAGAATCTTGGCAACATCTCTCcattgttctccggatacacaatttCCCTTCCGGGACGTGTATCTcgagaacagcggggaggtgctgccgaaattttgTCTCGGATTGGAGGGGATCATGGAAACTGACCTCATCTACGTAtggtcgggtgggattaggacctatctttacCTACTAGAGTCTAAGCCGAACTTCTACATGTATTTAAATTTGATAGTAGTCGCTGATATCTTGGAagatggatgaccgtgagtggatgtacaccGGCTGGGTAACTCGAGCTAGCATGACCAATGAATGGATTGAGAAGATCTTTCCACCCGccttcttcaatccgatgcagcatttGCTTCTACATCTTCCGTATGAGGCACGGATGGGGGGCCTGTGCAGTACCGTTGGTGCTATCCAATTGAGAGATGTCAGAAGGTCCTTCGAacgaaatgcaaaaataaatgtaaaattgaagcttctattgcagagtcatatattttggaggaggtgtcaaacttcacaaCCAAATACTATGGTGACAATCTTCCtagcgtgcataatccacccccTCGTTACAATGCTGGCGATAATGAATCGAGACTCAGCATCTTTCGAGGacaacttggaagtgcaagtgatgcGAGGTACAAGACCTTGAACCATAAAGAGTGGCGTTGTATCATGCTATATGTGTTGACCAACCTTTCCGAGGTGGAGCCGTATATTGTGTAAGTACTCAACATTGTGCCCAATTCACTAGTTTCCGTTTCACAAGTTTCCACTACTTAGCATACAACCCTCTTTGTCATTTTTGATATAGCGAATTTCAACGACTATTTTGGCGTCGCTCAAGGGCTCCAACCCCGATAGAAATGGAGAGTCTTCTTAAGAATGGCGCGGGAAATTCACAACCCGATTTCGTTGTCCTCGAACTATATGACAAACTATCGTGCATACGCTTGCAGGGCCAAACTGATTCGTCCATGAGTGCCGAGTTGAGACAAGTTGCCAATGGTTTTAGCTACAGGGTCAAGTCGTTTAACGTTTATGATGTGAATGGATATCGCTTCCACACAATGACATATGAGCAGAGTCGACCCAATCGAAGAACCACTAATACCGGTGTTTTTACGCTAGGTCAAGACGGAGTCGAGTATTACGGAAGAGTTGAACAAATATACGAACTCAAGTTTCATGGTTCTGTACCGCTCACTCCAGTCattttcaaatgccattggtttgatccaacATTAACAAGACATACCCCTAGTGTtggcctagtcgaaattcgACAGGATTCAACGTTACAAGGCGAAGATGTGtacattgtggctcaacaagccatacaagtttattatctctcatacccgTGCCAATCCGACCACCATCTTcggggttgggatgttgtgtataaagtatcgccacacggcaaactaccTCTCCCAAACAACGAAGATTACAACAATGATGGAGAGTTTTTTCAAGAAGAAGGGCTACAAGGCAGTTTCGTGATAGACTTATCCGACGAGATTGGAATGGAAGTCGACAATGAAAGGGAAGTTGACGAGGAAGGTGGAGATGAGGTTCAAAATATTCAGGACTTACAATTACTAGAGTGACTACGTTTAGGCAGAGACAGTGAAGACGACATTACTCCTTCGGATTCTGCTGGTTATGTTAACATagctgatagtgatgatgaggattacaatccagctaatcccgattaTGACGAATACTTTTAAAACATGTAGGGCTCACCAGGCTTGCTACAAGCtggtgaaggacatgcactacgaggTGCGTATCCAGGACGTCGTTGTGTATTGCGCCGAGTACGAGAAGAGGAGTGTCAAGAAACCAGCCGCAAGGGACATATTCCTCACGCGAGACCAGTACTTAAGGGTAAATAAATGTCATCTCTATTCATTTATCTTGTATTTGATAATACAATATGTCATGCACTTTATTACGTTTAGGTGCCTCCGAACTGGTGTGCAAACAAGGCTGAGTGCTGGTCTATGATGGTGGACAAGTGGATCAGCGAGAATTGGGCCCGCCAGCACGCCTTATGCCGGGAGCGCCGCTTGATGATGCCGGGTCCGGCACATCATCAAGGGAGCCTTAGCCTCGGCGAGTACAAGAATACTTGGGTAAGTTCActaatttcttcattctttctaaaactatatttttaattcttactaatcatcttgttgacTTCTTGGCAGTCGGAGTCTCATCCAGGCCAGTCTTGCAACGACTTCACGGCGTACGCCATGTCTCACATGGGCAGGGCGAAGTCGGACGTGGCCTACAACCCGGCGGCTCCACCAGAGGCATACACAAACCCAAGCATCCACGCGCGCATCAATGCGTACACGGAGGTGGGAAGGGCGCTCCACGGGGAGACTTGGGATCCGACCACCGCGCTCCACGGGGAGACTTGGGATCCGACCACCGCGCATCAATGAGGgcgggacaagggaagaagcaCGGGCGGTACTTGATCGCCAACAGCTTGGTCGATACGGCGAGTACGCCCAGTCTCTCGTAGCTTAGGGCAAGTACCACCGACTCGACCCCGCCCATACGCCTACggcctgagacttcagtggcTAGCGTGCACCAGAGACAGGTTAGTTTAGATTTAGTTGCCGTTCTATGATTAAAATGAAATTTTGCTTCGTATTGTAACATGGAGCTTTAAATCTTGTAGGCCGAGATGGAGGCAAAgtttgaggaggagaggaggtgccgAATGGAGATCGTGGCCAAgctggagcaggagcggaagctgAGGGAGGAGCAGTCGGTTATGTTGCAGAGCATGGTCACCTGGATGCAAGGACTTGGCGCGTCGATGAACTAtgcgacgccgcctcctcccttcgtcttaccagctcagccttaCTTTCCTGCAGGACCTTCTGACACTCCCGTGAGTATGCTttgtttgtaaatattattatatttttgttatgCTTCTTCAATTTATTGGCGATCCCGCAGAATCAGATCTCGTTCGTTCAGCTCAATATTTAATCTTCGTAGTACTGCGTCGATAAGGGAAAACGGTAGCGGTATATGATTTTTGTGCTCTTCTGAATTATGATACGTTGTACTATATCCTGCTCAATAACAAATAGTTGGTCCTAATGTGGCCACTGTTTAATGTCAAGAACTTAAGATGCACGTACAGGAACTAGAAGCTCACAATTGGACATCCAGCTTGCTTATAGTTCTTATTGTTTCTTCTTGTACTGTCCATTATGCAACCTGCTATATTGAGTCCATGATCTTTGGACTTTGACTATTTGTGGCCTATGTGTATAATAGTAGAACATAAAATAGTCACAGTCTCTTCTTTTTATTTGTGGCCCCGTGAGTATGCTTTGTTTGTagatattattatatttttgttatgCTTCTTCAATTTATATGTTCCTATTTGCAGAATCAGTCGTGGAACGCATCGAACAATCCTCCTCCGGACCagaactcgccggcggcccagTGGCCATCTTCGTCCCCCAGACCTGAGCAATGAGTGTCTTGTAGTACTACTGTATTGGACTTATTATATGTATCAGACTATATTCTATGTGATGGACTTGTGTTATGTATCAGACTCGTGTTATGTATTGGActtgtgatatatgtgatggaCTGTGTTATTTGTATCGATGTCATTCTCGTAATTGTCAATTATATGTGATGGACTATAACTGCCTGTAATGACCTGCATTCATATATATTTCTGTCGTATTTGTATGGAAAAACAGAgaaaacagaaacaaaaaaaaattcaccactttgccgagtgtttaagccaaaacactcggcaaaggggcCTGCCCAGGTCAGCAGCGCagcaactttgccgagtgctaaagtactggcactcggcaaagatttgaaagtttgccgagtgccagcacTTGGTAAAATAGCCACGTGGCCGCACCCTGACGCGGGCACTTTACCGAGTGCCATaatccagcactcggcaaagcggccACATGGCGGGCCCCCCCCGGCGCagggactttgccgagtgtcggactaggacactcggcaaaacttCAAACTTTGCTGAGTGTCTGCCGTTAGACACTTGGCAAAGCGCCGGAC
The genomic region above belongs to Panicum virgatum strain AP13 chromosome 8N, P.virgatum_v5, whole genome shotgun sequence and contains:
- the LOC120684929 gene encoding uncharacterized protein LOC120684929, yielding MMVDKWISENWARQHALCRERRLMMPGPAHHQGSLSLGEYKNTWSESHPGQSCNDFTAYAMSHMGRAKSDVAYNPAAPPEAYTNPSIHARINAYTEVGRALHGETWDPTTALHGETWDPTTAHQ
- the LOC120685919 gene encoding uncharacterized protein LOC120685919 isoform X2, with the protein product MEAKFEEERRCRMEIVAKLEQERKLREEQSVMLQSMVTWMQGLGASMNSAQPYFPAGPSDTPNQSWNASNNPPPDQNSPAAQWPSSSPRPEQ
- the LOC120685919 gene encoding uncharacterized protein LOC120685919 isoform X1, yielding MEAKFEEERRCRMEIVAKLEQERKLREEQSVMLQSMVTWMQGLGASMNYATPPPPFVLPAQPYFPAGPSDTPNQSWNASNNPPPDQNSPAAQWPSSSPRPEQ